The DNA region AGTCTTTAATCCGTTGAGTTTGCGAAGTCACCAAGGTAGGCGAGCAACAGTCTGGAAACCATGCCGTAAATAACTTTTCATTGGCATCACGCAAAGACTGCGGTTTATTCACCACCAATACACCATCGGATTCGGCTTGTTCTAAAACATACGTCGTATAGACAAAGTTCATGTTAAAAGGCGGGTCAACACGCATTAAAATAGCATCCATTTGACTCATAACATCATCAATAGGCTCACCTAATGTAAACCAACTTTTTTCATCGCGCTGAACAGTTAATGGTTTATAGGTCGCCTTCGCAGTACCATTTATCAGGTACAGGTCTTGTTGTTCCATATAAAACAACTCCCAGCCCCTGCTTTGCGCTTCAAGCAACATAGCAAATGTGGTGTCTTTTTTGATATTGATTGACCCGATAGGGTCCATTACAACGCCTAAACGCATGGGTCTCTCCGCTTGTAAGTGTTTTCTCTAATATTATAACGTGTCATGTACATATAGATTTGTTATGAATTTCTTCTGTTAAGTTACTAATTGCATTTCGAAACTCAAGTAGTCCGCTCAATTCAATTCTAATACGGTCATTTTCAATTTTATAGCTGTCAGGATGGCTAATAGCTACTCGCTTCAAAGCATCTTTGTGTTTAGATAAAGGCACTCTACCAGCTATATGTAACAAAGCATTTCTAACTTCTTGAGCATTGATTATTATTGAATACGCAGAATTATCTCCCAGCTCCCCCAATATATCTTTAATATAAGATTTGAATTTTTTTATCCCATAACCTCCGTCTTGTTGAACCGAACGAGGGTTTTTATCTCTCCATAATAAATACAACATTTCTTCTAGATGACCAAACATTAACAGAAAAGATGTTTCACGAAGCTTTTCAGGGAAGTGTTTTTCTAGGTTAATCCTCAAATAAGCTTTATCTACACCAGATGAGTCCGCGTCTTCATCTATTAAAGTTGCTCTTAAAGCATCATCGATATAGTCATGAAACCTTGCTATACAACCAAGGTTTTGCCTAAGCATCAATTTAAAAATAGCATTCCCCATATCATTCTTACAATTCAAATAACAACCTCAAAACATAGTAAATTATCGTTGTCATTTAAACACAACCAGATTTCTTCATCTGTTTCGCCTTGAAAGGCGAGTGACTCTTTTGTCAGTAGCAACAAAAGAGTAACCAGAAAAATGCCACCCACTGCTCTCACCCTGAAGGGTGCCTTCAAAAATAACCAATAAAATAGCTACTGTGGAACTCGCCTAAAGAACGGGCTCAAACAGCCACAATAGAAAACTCTATTTTATTGATTAGTTTTTCAGTGAGAGCAAGAGGGTTTATAATCAAAGTCACTCACTTTTGACTTTGGTACCCTTTTATCGCGCTAGGAATTATTTCTTTTCGGATAAGAGAGCGCGTTGTCTGAGCATAGCGAGTTTAGCGCGAACCCGAAAATAATTCATTACTGCGATTTGGGCGACCTTTTCTTTGGTTCTGTTTCTTTTTGTCGCAAAAAGAAATGAACACCCTAGCGGCAGCAAAAATGCAAACCTACCCCATATCTCCCCAGAGAACTTGCATCGCTGCAATGGAAGCAATCGCTGCTGTTTCGTTACGGACAACCCTTGGCCCAAAACCCAAGGCCGAAAAATTTACCTCTTGCGCATCCAACACTTCTTGTTCTGAAAAACCGCCTTCTGGCCCAATCAGCACGGCTACCGCATCATTTGGTTTTGGATAATCTCTTAACGTATCTGCCTTACCCGGCTCAAATATAATACGGCTTGCCGCCAACTCTGTATTTAGCCACTGCGCTAAGTCCATCGTTACATTTAAGATCGGTGGCTTATTTCGACCACACTGCTCACAAGCCCGATAGACAATGTTTTGCCAATGTTGATGGCGCTGCAAACGACGTTCTTCGGTGAGTTTAACAACACAGTGTTGCGTAATAACGGGGGTAATAACCGCCACGCCCAGTTCTGTCGCTTTTTGAATCGCTACATCCATCCGTTCGCCCCGGGAAACACTCAGGCCCAATTCAATCTGAAGCGGCGACTCTAATTCTACATTTCGCCAAGCACCCAGTTCTAGCACCACCGCCTTACGATGGACCTCGACCGCTATCGCAGAATATTCACCGCCTTGGCCATTGAAAACGGTTAATTGGTAACCTTTTTTTAAACGCAATACATTGCGTAAATAATGCGCCGCATCTGCTTCGAGTGTTACAGCGGCTCCTTCGACTAAATCTTGCTCAACAAAAAGGCGTGAAATACGCATCGCTAGCCGTGCAAACTATCCGGTAATGTTATGGTGTCGATCGGGTCTTCATTTTTAGGCGGCATTTGCAAGTGAAAACCCTGCGTTTCAAGGTTCTTCATCACGACTAATACATCTTCTCGTGCTAATGAACGCTCCGCAGATAATTCTAAATCAAACACATGCTCAGGCACTGGAAATTGCTGCATCACTTCAACAGGAACATCTGAAAAATCATCCTGCTCTTTGACATATAAATATAAACCATCACGCTTAGCCGTTTTGTAAATGGCACAGGATATTTCTTTTACACGACTCATTTCGCGCTGATCCCTAAATTGCGGCAAATAGCCAAACTCGCTTCTGCCTGATTCATGCTGTAAAAATGCAGTCCCGGACAACCATAGTCAAGCAATGTTTGACTTAACTCACTGACCACATCTGTCCCAAATGCTTTAATCGATTCGCGGTCATCGGCAAAGCCTTCTAGGCGTTTACGTATCCAACGGGGGATTTCAGCACCGCACATATCAGAAAATCTCGCCAACTGTGAATAGTTTGTTATTGGCATAATTCCCGGCACAATCGGTACATTTATAGCCATTTTGTCGCAATCTTCAACAAACCGGACATACGCCTCAAAATTAAAAAAGTATTGTGTAATGGCACTATCTGCGCCTGCTTCTACTTTTTGTTTAAAGTTAGCTAAATCCGCTTGAGCATTAGCAGCTTGCGGATGAACTTCGGGGTAAGCGGCCACTTCAATATGGAAGTGGTCACCTGTTTCTTCACGAATAAAAGCCACTAGCTCATTGGCATAGCGAAATTCACCAATATCCAAGGTGCCTGATGGGATGTCCCCACGTAAGGCAACAATGCGGTCTACGCCGTTATCCTTATAATTTGATAAAATTTTACGGATGCTTGCTTTTGTAGACCCCACACAAGACAAATGTGGCGCCGCTGAGAAACCTTGCTTTTTAATATCCAGCACGGTATCAATGGTACCTTGTTGAGTACTACCTCCTGCGCCAAAGGTGACAGAAAAATATGCTGGGTCAAGTTGGCCCAGCTCTTTACTGACATTT from Cycloclasticus pugetii PS-1 includes:
- a CDS encoding YcgL domain-containing protein, translated to MSRVKEISCAIYKTAKRDGLYLYVKEQDDFSDVPVEVMQQFPVPEHVFDLELSAERSLAREDVLVVMKNLETQGFHLQMPPKNEDPIDTITLPDSLHG
- a CDS encoding 16S rRNA (uracil(1498)-N(3))-methyltransferase, with product MRISRLFVEQDLVEGAAVTLEADAAHYLRNVLRLKKGYQLTVFNGQGGEYSAIAVEVHRKAVVLELGAWRNVELESPLQIELGLSVSRGERMDVAIQKATELGVAVITPVITQHCVVKLTEERRLQRHQHWQNIVYRACEQCGRNKPPILNVTMDLAQWLNTELAASRIIFEPGKADTLRDYPKPNDAVAVLIGPEGGFSEQEVLDAQEVNFSALGFGPRVVRNETAAIASIAAMQVLWGDMG
- the metF gene encoding methylenetetrahydrofolate reductase [NAD(P)H], with translation MSLESYQKISFEFFPPKTEEGRVKLLNVSKELGQLDPAYFSVTFGAGGSTQQGTIDTVLDIKKQGFSAAPHLSCVGSTKASIRKILSNYKDNGVDRIVALRGDIPSGTLDIGEFRYANELVAFIREETGDHFHIEVAAYPEVHPQAANAQADLANFKQKVEAGADSAITQYFFNFEAYVRFVEDCDKMAINVPIVPGIMPITNYSQLARFSDMCGAEIPRWIRKRLEGFADDRESIKAFGTDVVSELSQTLLDYGCPGLHFYSMNQAEASLAICRNLGISAK